The Pyxidicoccus sp. MSG2 DNA segment GCTGCTCAAGCGCGTGCGCAGCGTCCTCAAGTCGGACGTCATCGAGCTGCTCAAGACGGACGTGCGCGAGCTGGGCAAGGGCCCCGCGCCCCAGGCCGCGAGGGCCCAGGAGGTGGACACGCGGCCCGTCGTCCTGGTGCGGCTGTTGGATGCGAAGCTGATGACGCTCGTCACGGAGTTGTTCACCGAGCAGTCCCTGCGCGTCATCTCGGAGCCGGAGCCGCCGGACAGGCCGGCGCCCATCATCGTCGTCGACACGGGCACGGCGCTCGACGTGCTCCGGGCCGCCGGCCGCCCCGGGGCGCGCATCGTCATGGTCAACGTGAGTGGCCCGGACTCGCTGGTGGGCCGGCTGACGAACCTCAATCCCGCGGCGTACGTGAAGCACCCGGCCACCGCGGCCTCGGTGCTCCAGGCGGTCACCCGGCTGCTGGGCAACACCTAGCCGCGAGCAGGCGAGCGCTCGCGCTTCCGTGCCCCGGACAGGCCCCGGCTCTGGCATAGAGTGGGCCCTTTCGGGGGCCGGCCCGGGGTGACGCGCCTGGCGGCCCCCGTTATGGGACTGGGAGGCGGACGGCCATGGACTGCGACTGGCTCATCATCGGCTCGGGATTCGGCGGAAGCGTCAGCGCGCTGCGGCTGACCGAGAAGGGCTACCGCGTGGTGATGCTGGAGAAGGGCCAGCGGCTGCGCGGACCGGACTTCCCCAAGACGAACTGGGACTTGAAACGCTGGCTCTGGATGCCCCAGTTGGGCTGGCGCGGCCTGTTCAAGATGACGTTCTTCCGCCACGTCACGGTGCTGTCCGGCGTGGGCGTGGGGGGCGGCTCGCTCGTCTATGCCAACACGCTGCCCATCCCGAAGGACGACTTCTTCCAGTCACCCTCGTGGGGCCACCTCGCAGGGTGGAAGGAGGAATTGGCGCCGCACTACGCCACCGCGCGGCGGATGCTGGGCGCCACCGTCAACCCGCTGACCACCCTCCCGGACAAGGTGCTCAAGGAGGTGGGCGAGGACCTGGGCCGCACCGACTTCCAGCCCACCACGGTGGCCGTCTACTTCGGCGAGCCCGGCGTCACCGTGAAGGACCCGTACTTCAACGGCGAGGGCCCCGCGCGCACCGGCTGCATCTCGTGCGGCGGCTGCATGCTCGGCTGCCGGCACGACTCCAAGAACACGCTCGACAAGAACTACCTGTACCTGGCGGAGAAGCGCGGCCTCACGCTGCACGCGGACACGGAAGTCACGTGGGTGCGCCCGCTGCCGGAGGGCGGCTATGAGGTGGAGGCGTTGCGCGGCACCCGGCGCTTCTTCCGGGAGAAGGTGCGCTTCACCGCGCGCAACGTCATCTTCGCCGGCGGCGTGCTGGGGACGATGGACCTGTTGCTGAAGCTGAAGGAGCACGCGGACGGGCTGCCGCGCCTGTCGGACCGGCTGGGCGACGGCGTGCGCACCAACTCCGAGGCGCTCATCGGAATCGTCAGCGGGCGCAAGGAGCAGGACCTGTCCAAGGGCATCGCCATCGGCTCCATCCTGCACACCGACGAGCGCTCGCACCTGGAGCCGGTGCGCTACTCGGAGGGCTCGGGCTTCTTCCGGCTGCTGATGGCGCCGCAGGTGCCCGGGGCCACGATGTTCACACGGCTGGCGCGCCTGTTCGGAATCCTCGCGCGCCACCCGGTGCGCTTCCTCAAGGCGTGGTTCGTCCCGGACTTCGCGCGGCGGACGATGATTCTCCTCTACATGCGCACACTGGAAGGGCACCTGCGCATGCGGCGCGGGCGCGGGCTGACGACGGCGCTGCGCCGGGGCGTGAGGACGGGGCTTCAGGAAGGGCCCGCCCCCACCTCCAACATGCCGGAGGCCTTCGACCTGGCGAAGCGCGTGTCCGACAAGCTGGACGGCTACCCGATGACGATGGTGAGCGAGACGCTGCTGGGCATCCCCACCACCGCGCACATCCTCGGCGGGTGCTGCATGGGGGACTCGGCCGGGACGGGCGTCATCGACCACCGCCACCGCGTCTTCGGCTACGACGGGCTCTACGTGGTGGACGGCTCGGCCATCTCCGCCAACCCGGGCGTGAATCCGTCGCTCACCATCACCGCGCTGGCCGAGCGGGCGATGACGTTCGTCCCCGCGTCGAAGGAGCTGCCGCGCGGGGAGACGGACGCGGTGGTGGAGCCCGCGGCGAGGACCGCGGGCTCCGTGGGCTCCGTAGCCGCGGGAGCGCGCTGAGGACTACAGGCGGACCTGCAGCTCGTAGCGACGGTTCTTCGCCTTCTTGGCCGCCGTGTCGTCCGGCTTGACCAGGGGCTTCTCGGAGCCGAAGCCCACGGCGATGATTTCGTTGCGGGCCACGCCGCGCGACACCAGCTCCTTGACGATGGTGTTCGCGCGCTCCTCGCTGAGCTTCTTGTTCTTCGCGGCGTCACCGGACGAGTCCGTGTGGCCGGAGACCTCGAACTTGTAGCTCTTCGCCCCGGCACCATCGAGCTGCTTCTTGGCGTCGATGAGCGCGGAGGCCAGCTTCTTCAGCTTGGCGTCGCAGCCGGGCTCCAGGGTGGCGGTGCCCGTCTTGAAGCTGCACTGGTTCTTCCGGCCCTCGTCCATCAGCTTCGTGTTGACGCGCTTCTCGACGGCACCCTTGCCGGCGTCGCCCGCGGTCTTCTTGATGGCATCCAGCGGGCTCTGCGCGAAGGCCACTCCCGGGAGGGCCAGCAGCGACACGGAGAGGCATAGGGCCTTGAGCTTCATGGAAGGACTCCTCGGTTCGAAAGGTGAAGGGTGGAACGGCGCGCAAGGCTGCCCACGCGCACCCGCCACGTCCAGCGCGGAGATGTTCCCGGGGCAGGGAGCGCGGGGCCCGCTCGCCGGCCTGGTGGGCGACAGGTGTCCGGTGTGTGCCCGGGAAAACTTGCCTCGCGCCGGGGCCAGAGCAGCATGGGACGTCAGGTCCCTTCGGATAGCGAGGCAGCCGTGGGCAGCAGCAGTCGAACGGAGAGATGGCGGCAGCTCCTCTCGCCGCACCGGGTGGGCTCGGGCGCGAAGGCTCCGGTGGAGGCCGTCCAGGAGCGTCCCCTCGTGGGCGACGATGCCCTCCTCCAGGACGAGCGCACCGACTTCGACCGGGACTACGACCGCATCGTCTTTTCCAGCGAGTTCCGCTGTCTGCACGACAAGACGCAGGTGTTTCCGCTCTCCACGAGTGACTACACGCGCACGCGGCTGACCCACAGCATCGAGGCGTCGTGCGTGGGGCGTTCCCTGGGGCAGCTCGCGGGCCGGGGACTGCGCTCGCGGGACGTCAAGGTGGAGCCCTCGCATCTGGGGACCATCGTGGCGGCGGCGTGCCTGGCGCATGACATTGGCAACCCTCCCTTCGGGCATTCGGGAGAGGCGGCCATCCAGCACTGGGTGGCGCAACGTCTCGCGGAGCCGGGCTCCCCCCAGGGCGGTCGCCCGTGTCCCTTCGAATCCCCGTCGCAGTGGAAGGACCTGGAGAGCTTCGAGGGCAACGCCCAGGGCTTCCGCATCCTCAACCGGCTCCAGTCTCGCGAGCGTCGGGGTGGGCTTCGCTATACGGCGGCTACGCTCGGCGCCATGAGCAAATACCCGCGTCCCTCGGTGCTTCCCAATGGACGGGCGCCGGTGAAGGGGTGCGTGTCAGAGAAGAAGTTTGGCTATTTCCAGGACGACCACGAACTGGCGCTGGACGCGTACCAGGCGGTGGGGCTGGTGGAGCGTGAGCCGGGGGTGTTCTCCCGGCACCCGTTGGCCTTCCTCGTCGAGGCGGCGGACGACATCTGCTACGCGGTCATCGACCTGGAGGACTCGGCGAAGCTGGGGCTCATCCCCACGAAGTTGGCGTGTGAGCTGCTGGACGCGGTGTTGCCGCCAGCGAAGGCAGACATCCGGGGGCCTCCGGCCCACCTGGAGACGCGGATGGCACAAGCCCGGGCGCGAGCCATCGGCGTGCTCATCCAGTCGTCTGTCAAGGTGTTCCTGGACAACGTCGAGGCCATGGAGGAGGGGCGCTGGGAGCAATCCCTCGTCTCGGTCCGCGATGAGGTCCGCAAGCCGCTGAAGGACATCAAGGACCTCACCCGTCGCTACGGATACGAGAGCGAGCGGGTGCTGCAGATAGAGAGCGCGGGCTTCAAGACCCTGGGCGGCCTGCTGGACATGTTCGCGTCCGCGGTGGTGACGGACACGCCCGACCGCGAGCAGAAGAAGCTGCGGCAACTGCTTCCCCTGGAGCTGTTCCAGCGGCCGGAGCACGTGCAGGTCGAGGGAAAGGAGCCCGACTCGCGGGACGAGGCCATCCGCGAAGCCCTTGCGCGGCTGTCGATGTACCAGCGCCTGCTTTGCGTGACGGACTACATCTCCGGGATGACGGACGGCTTCGCGGTGGAGCTGTTCCAACGCCTGTCCGGCATCAAGCTGCCGACGTAGTGACGGGGGCCTCGCGCGCTCCGCCTCCTGTGCCGAGGCCCCCTCACCCGTCTGCGGTCAGTCGCTTCCGGACTCCAGTGCACGCATGAGCCCGTTGAGCGTCTCCGCCAGGGTGGCGACGTTGGGCGGCTGCATCAGGGTGACGTGGTCACCCGGCACCTGGCTCACCTTGAGTCCACCCGAGACCCAGGCCGACCAGCCCCCCGCCGCGGCAGGGGAGGACGCAGGGGTCACCGAAGCCAGGAGGAGCTCGGCCGGGCCCCTGTAGATGTCTCCGGGCACGTAGCCGTCATGCGCCGCGGTGAGCCGTTCGTGGACGGCGAAGAGGCGGCCGGCCTGGGTCAGGTCCAGGGTCCCGGCGGCGGGCAGTTCCCGCATCACCCGCGCCATCAGCTCCACGCCTTCCAGGCCATCCAGCTGCTCCTGCTCCATCGGCGGGAGGTCCTGCATCGGCAGTCCCACCATCCGGGCGAAGTCGACCACCCGCACCAGCGGTGGCTGCACCGGGCGGGCCTGTCCGGAGGGCGCGACGCAGTCGATGAGGGCCAGCAGTCCCACCTGCTCGCCCAGGGCCTCGAGCTGCCGCGCCATCTCGTACGCCACCACTCCGCCCAGGGACCAGCCCGCCAGCTGGTAGGGGCCCTGGGGCTGCACCTCGCGCACCTGCTCCACGTAGATGCGGGCCAGGGCCTCCATGGAGGCGGGAGGCAGCTCTCCGCCGTTCAGGCCGGAGGCGAAGATGCCGTGGATGGGCCGCTCGTCCCCGAGGTGACGGGCGAGCTCGGCATGGCTGATCAGGGCCCCTCCGCCGCCATGGAGGAGGAACAGGGGCCGGCGCTGGGAGGTGCCTGCGTCGAGCCGCATCAGGTTGGGCGTGCGCTGGTGTGCGTCCGGGGGCGGCTTGGCCACGGTGGCGAGCCGCTCGACGGTGGAGCCCTGAAAGAGCGCTGTCAGGGGCAGCGCCAGGCCGGTGCGCTCACGGATGAGAGCGATGAGGCGCACGGCGAGCAGGGAGTGGCCACCGAGGGCGAAGAAGTCGTCCTCGACGCCCACGCGCTCCAGGTTCAGCACCTCGGCGAACACCTGCGCGAGCTGCTCCTCCAGCGGGGTGCGCGGGGCGATGTACCTCGCGCGAGCCGCCGAGACATCCGGAGCGGGCAGGGCCTTGCGGTCCACCTTGCCGTGGGACGTCAGGGGCAGCGCGGGCAACCTGGCGATGGCCGAGGGCACCATGTACTCCGGCAGCTGCTGCTTGAGGGCGCCACGCAGCGCGGCGGCGTCCAGCGCGCCGTCCTCCTCGGGGACCACGTACGCCACCAGCCGCTTGTCGCCGGGTGAGTCCTCGCGCACCACCGCCACGGCCTCGCGCACCGAGGGCTGCCGCATCAGGGCCGCTTCGACTTCACCCAACTCAATCCGGAAGCCGCGCAGCTTTACCTGGGCGTCGCGGCGGCCCAGGTACTCCAGCGAGCCGTCCGCCAGCCAGCGGGCCCGGTCTCCGGTGCGGTAGAGGCGTGCACCGGCTTCGGCGCTGAAGGCGTCGGGCACGAAGCGCTCGGCGGTGAGGCCCGGCAGGCCGACGTAGCCGCGGGCCAGGCCCACGCCGCCGACGCACAGCTCTCCGGGCACGCCCACCGGCACGGGCCGCAGCGAGTCGTCCAGCACGTACGCGCGCACGTTGGCCCAGGGCCGGCCAATGGTGAGCCGCTGGCCGGGCACGAGGGGCTCGGAGATGGTGGCGCACACGGTGACTTCCGTGGGGCCGTAGGCGTTGAGCAGCCGCACGCGGCCGCCCCAGCGCTCCACCAGCTCGGGGGTGCAGGCCTCACCGGCGGAGATGAGGGTCTCCAGCGCGGGGAAGTCCTCCGGCTCCATCTGCGCGAGCACGGAGGGCGTCAGGGTGACGGCGGAGATGGACTCCTCGCGCAGCAGTGCGCGCAGCGGGGCGCCGGGCATCAGCCGCTCGCGGGGCGCCAGTACCAGCGTGGCTCCGGCCAGCAGCGCGCCGAAGATTTCGGCCACCGAGGCGTCGAAGCCGAAGGCCGCGTACTGGAGCACGTGGCTGCCGGGCCGGTAGCCATGGACGCGCCCGGCCTGCAGCGCGGTGTTGCACAGGCCGCGGTGCCGCAGCAGGGTGCCCTTGGGGCGGCCCGTGCTGCCCGAGGTGTAGATGATGTAGGCCAGGTGTTCGGCCGTCACGCCCGTGTCCGGCGCGGTGGTGGGCTGCTCGCCGATGAGCGCCGCCTGCGCGTCCAGCAGGACGCTCCGCTCGCATTCGAGGGGGAGGCTGGCGGCGAGCGGCGCGGTGGTGACGAGCACCGGAGCGGCGCAGTCGCGCAGCGTGTACGTCAGGCGCTCCACGGGGTAGCTGGAGTCCAGGGGGACGTAGGCGCCACCGGCCTTGAGGATGGCGAGGAGCGCGATGACCGTCTCCAGCGAGCGCTCCACGCACAGGGCCACGGGCACCTCGGCGCGAACGCCCAGCGAGCGCAGGTGGTGCGCGAGCTGGTTGGCGCGGGCGTCGAGCTGGGCGTACGTGAGCTGCTGGCCCTCGAAGCGCAGGGCGGTGGCGTGCGGGGTGCGTTCGGCCCAGGCCTCGAAGAGGTGGTGGGCGCAGGCGTCGTGGGGGAAGGCGGAGCCGGTCTGGTTCCACCGCACCAGCACCTCGTGGCGCTCCTCGTCGGACAGCAGGGACGCGGAGGCCAGGGGCGCCTCGGGGCTGGCCACGAGGGCCTGCACCAGCGTGCGGAAGTGCTCCGCCATGCGCGTGACGGTGCCGGCCTCGAACAGGGCCTTGTTGTAGCCCAGCGCTCCGTGGAAGCCGTCAGGCGACTCGGCCAGGCTCAGCTCCAGCTCGAACTTGATGGTGCTGATGTCCACCTCCACCGGGCGTATCGCCAGGCCGGGTTGCTGCGGGGCGGAGGTGACGGCGGAAGCATTCTGCAGGGCGAAGAGGACCTGGAAGAGCGGGCCGCGGCTCAGGTCGCGCTCGGGCCGCAGCTCCTCCACGAGCCGCTCGAAGGGAATCTCCTGGTGGGCGTAGGCACCCAGGGCTGTCTCCTTCACCTGCTGGAGCAACTGGCGGAAGGAGCCGGTGCCGTCCACGTGGGAGCGCAGCACCAGGGTGTTGACGAAGAAGCCGATGAGGCCTTCCGTCTCCCCGCGCTGGCGGCCGGCAATGGGCGAGCCGACGGAGATGTCCTGCTGGCCGCAGTAGCGCGACAGCAGGACCTGCCACGCGGCCAGCAGCACCATGAAGGGCGTGACGGCTTCACGCTGGCACAAGGCCTTGAGTGCCTGGGCCACGGCCCGCGTCAGGTGGACCGGGACGGACGCGCCTCGGATGGTCTGCACCGGCGGGCGCGGCTTGTCGATGGGCAGCTGCAGCGGGACGTTGCCCGCGAGCTTCTGGCGCCACCAGGCCAGTTGTTCCTCGAGCACGGCGCCTTGCAGCCACTGGCGCTGCCAGGCCGCGTAGTCGGCGTACTGGAGGGGCAGCTCGGGCAGGGGCGAGGGCTGGCCCTGGCTGAAGGCGGTGTAGAGCGCGGCGACCTCGCGCACCAGCACTCCCATGGACCAGCCGTCCGAGATGATGTGGTGCATGTTGAGCCCCAGCACGTGCTCGGTCGGGGCGAGCCTCAGCAGCACGGCGCGCAGCAGCGGGCCGGCAGCGAGGTCGAAGTGATGCGCGCCCTCGAGGCCGAACAGGCGGCGGGCCTCCTGGGGCGCGGACTCGCCCTGGCCGCTCAGGTCCACGACGTCCAGCGGCAGCCCGGCCGCGGGCGCGATGCGCTGGACGGGCTGGCCCTGCTGCTCGTGGAAGGTGGTGCGCAGCGACTCGTGCCGGCGCACCAGCTCGGTGAGGCTGTGTCGGAGGGCTTCGACATCCAGCGCCCCCTCCAGCCGCACGGCGATGGGCATGTTGTAGATGGGGCTGCCGGGGTCCATCTGGTCGAGGAACCACAGCCGCTGCTGCGCGAAGGACAGCGGCAGCGGCCCCGTGCGCGGCACCGGCACCAGCGGGGGCGGCTCGGGCCGCTCCACCAGCCCGCGCTTGAACAGCGCCCGGTGGACCTCGTGGGCTCGCTGGTGCAGCTCGCGCCAGGTGAGCGTCTGGCCGTCATGCTCCGCGGCCACTGCGTCGGGCGTCAGGCGCGCCTGCGCCTGGACGAGCCGGTGCAGGCTGGCGTCCGCGGCCGTGCCTGCGTCCGGCGCCTTCCAGTCGTGGAACAGCAGGTGCCGCTCGTCTTCGGTGAGGAAGGACACGCGGGAGAGCGGCTGGTCCGGATTCGCCAGCGCCGACTCCAGTAGCGCTCGCAGGTGCCCCACCATCCGCGCCGCCGTCGCGGTATTGAACAGGTCGGTGCTGTACTCGAGCTGCCCCCTGAGTCCATCGCCCCGGTCGGTGAGGGCCAGGGTGAGGTCGAACTTCGCGGTGCGGTGCTCGGACATGAGGGGACTCAGCTTCAGCCCCGCGCCCATCACCTCCGGCATGGGTGCGTTCTGGAACGCGAGCATCACCTGGAAGAGCGGGGTGCGTCCGGCCTCGCGCTCGGGGCGCAGCGCTTCGACGAGCTTCTCGAAGGGCACGTCCTGGTGGGCATAGGCGCCGAGCGTCATGTCCCGCACGCGGCCGAGCAGCACGCGGAAGCTGGGGTCTCCATCCAGCTTCGTGCGCAGCACCAGCGTGTTGACGAAGAAGCCGATGAGGCCCTCGAGCTCCGCGTGCGTGCGGCCGGCGATGGGCATGCCGACGGTGACGTCGTCCTGGCCGGAGTAGCGGGCCAGCAGCGCCTGGAAGGTGGCGAGCACCACCATCGACGGCGTGGCCCCCTCCTGGCGGCACAGTGCTCCGAGCGCCTCCGACAGCTC contains these protein-coding regions:
- a CDS encoding GMC family oxidoreductase — its product is MDCDWLIIGSGFGGSVSALRLTEKGYRVVMLEKGQRLRGPDFPKTNWDLKRWLWMPQLGWRGLFKMTFFRHVTVLSGVGVGGGSLVYANTLPIPKDDFFQSPSWGHLAGWKEELAPHYATARRMLGATVNPLTTLPDKVLKEVGEDLGRTDFQPTTVAVYFGEPGVTVKDPYFNGEGPARTGCISCGGCMLGCRHDSKNTLDKNYLYLAEKRGLTLHADTEVTWVRPLPEGGYEVEALRGTRRFFREKVRFTARNVIFAGGVLGTMDLLLKLKEHADGLPRLSDRLGDGVRTNSEALIGIVSGRKEQDLSKGIAIGSILHTDERSHLEPVRYSEGSGFFRLLMAPQVPGATMFTRLARLFGILARHPVRFLKAWFVPDFARRTMILLYMRTLEGHLRMRRGRGLTTALRRGVRTGLQEGPAPTSNMPEAFDLAKRVSDKLDGYPMTMVSETLLGIPTTAHILGGCCMGDSAGTGVIDHRHRVFGYDGLYVVDGSAISANPGVNPSLTITALAERAMTFVPASKELPRGETDAVVEPAARTAGSVGSVAAGAR
- a CDS encoding OmpA family protein, with translation MKLKALCLSVSLLALPGVAFAQSPLDAIKKTAGDAGKGAVEKRVNTKLMDEGRKNQCSFKTGTATLEPGCDAKLKKLASALIDAKKQLDGAGAKSYKFEVSGHTDSSGDAAKNKKLSEERANTIVKELVSRGVARNEIIAVGFGSEKPLVKPDDTAAKKAKNRRYELQVRL
- the dgt gene encoding dGTP triphosphohydrolase; this translates as MGSGAKAPVEAVQERPLVGDDALLQDERTDFDRDYDRIVFSSEFRCLHDKTQVFPLSTSDYTRTRLTHSIEASCVGRSLGQLAGRGLRSRDVKVEPSHLGTIVAAACLAHDIGNPPFGHSGEAAIQHWVAQRLAEPGSPQGGRPCPFESPSQWKDLESFEGNAQGFRILNRLQSRERRGGLRYTAATLGAMSKYPRPSVLPNGRAPVKGCVSEKKFGYFQDDHELALDAYQAVGLVEREPGVFSRHPLAFLVEAADDICYAVIDLEDSAKLGLIPTKLACELLDAVLPPAKADIRGPPAHLETRMAQARARAIGVLIQSSVKVFLDNVEAMEEGRWEQSLVSVRDEVRKPLKDIKDLTRRYGYESERVLQIESAGFKTLGGLLDMFASAVVTDTPDREQKKLRQLLPLELFQRPEHVQVEGKEPDSRDEAIREALARLSMYQRLLCVTDYISGMTDGFAVELFQRLSGIKLPT